CGCTTTGCCATGGCTCGAATCGATGAGCCAGCGCAGCTGGGGCTCAGAATCGCTCAGCGATCCGCCGCAGCGAGCCGCGTTTCTCTTCGTTCCCAACGGCGTGCGAGGCGATCAGTGGAACCCAGAGAAAACCGAGGACGGCAGTTTCGAGCTAACCCCGATGCTGCAGCCGCTGAAGGACGTGAAAGAAGAAGTCACCATCCTGGAAAACTTATGGCACAAGCAGACCGTCGGTCGCAACGGACACTGGCCTAAGGTCCCCGCATGGCTCTCCGGCGGTTTCGTCGAACGAACGTCGGGCCGCGACATCAACACCGGCGGCGTCTCGATCGATCAGGTCCTCGCCAGCAAAGTGGGCGATCGAACTCCGCTCCCTTCGCTAGAGCTCGGAGTCGATGCGGCCTACACCGGCGTCGACAATGTGGGGGGCGGTTTCACGCGGATCTATGGTTCGCATATCGCCTGGCGAGATCCGCATACGCCGGTTCCGAAAGAGATCGTCCCGCGGTTGGCTTTCGATCGCTTGTTCCGCACGACCACGGCCGGGCCGGTGGTGTCTGGATTCAATCCGAATCAAAAAGCGGTCGCCGATTCGTTGGCTCGCGATGACGCCAGCGTGCTCGACCTGGTGCTGGAAGACGCCAAATCGTTGCGAACCAAAGTGGGCGAAGGAGATCGAGCGAAGCTAGACGAGTATCTCGAATCGGTACGCAGTGTCGAAAAGCGGATCGAAACCGCGCTCAAACCGCAGAAACGTTGGATCAACCAAGGACGTTTCGATCTGCCGCGACCCGGTCCCGGTATTCCAGCTAGCCACGAAGAACATGTCCGTTTGATGCTGGATATCATGGTTTTGGCTTTTTGGACCGATACCA
The nucleotide sequence above comes from Blastopirellula sp. J2-11. Encoded proteins:
- a CDS encoding DUF1552 domain-containing protein yields the protein MSKPISRRTLLRGTGAALALPWLESMSQRSWGSESLSDPPQRAAFLFVPNGVRGDQWNPEKTEDGSFELTPMLQPLKDVKEEVTILENLWHKQTVGRNGHWPKVPAWLSGGFVERTSGRDINTGGVSIDQVLASKVGDRTPLPSLELGVDAAYTGVDNVGGGFTRIYGSHIAWRDPHTPVPKEIVPRLAFDRLFRTTTAGPVVSGFNPNQKAVADSLARDDASVLDLVLEDAKSLRTKVGEGDRAKLDEYLESVRSVEKRIETALKPQKRWINQGRFDLPRPGPGIPASHEEHVRLMLDIMVLAFWTDTTRIATFMLGNAQTGRNFGFLEGVRGSFHGLSHHRNEEKEREQYEKIVLWHLTQYAYLIEKMRGLDEGGRSLLDNSLVMYGSSIKDGNTHQEEDLPLLLAGKGGGTFKTNRRITAPKETPLCNMYVSLLRHMGVEAESFGDSTGHLEGWS